From Psychrobacillus sp. FSL K6-2836, a single genomic window includes:
- a CDS encoding ribonuclease H-like domain-containing protein translates to MSYEKKLMQMKGLVKKKPIEEKVKKEESEMALPFYAEKWQNAGLKLIKDDKGYYFIKETFYHSEHIHGNIGLNKLQQAKKFMQEVYPTHPLTIAKDSPFCFYDTETTGLKGAGVLIFLNGVLKEVKGGFLLTQYVLADPGHEVSFLKAIDFWENPQTIITYNGKSFDLPQLVTRWTMNRNDLPRLKQHHQIDLMHSSKRIWKGELERFKLKQIEEMKLGFRRENDIPGHLAPIIYFDAVKSGNPINLMKVLKHNEWDILSLVTLYILSVELLQDTEIVETATTYTNIGKWFRDLKTMDASMDWFTFVVNNFSDEDASIAYYFVGLHLKRAGLYEDSLQAFIQALNEISGKYRVEVYIELAKLYEHQLKDFPNALEMTQQCIEYEAKQNIGVHSRLKKELLKRENRIIRKLNISRESAEHNKKRI, encoded by the coding sequence ATGTCGTATGAAAAAAAGCTAATGCAAATGAAGGGGTTAGTAAAAAAGAAGCCAATAGAAGAGAAAGTAAAAAAGGAAGAGTCAGAAATGGCGCTTCCCTTTTATGCTGAGAAATGGCAAAATGCAGGACTAAAATTGATAAAAGATGATAAAGGGTATTACTTTATAAAGGAAACTTTTTATCATTCGGAGCATATACATGGAAATATTGGGCTTAATAAACTACAACAGGCAAAAAAGTTTATGCAGGAAGTCTATCCTACTCATCCCCTAACTATCGCAAAAGACAGTCCATTTTGTTTTTATGATACCGAAACAACAGGATTAAAAGGTGCTGGAGTACTAATCTTTTTGAACGGAGTGTTAAAGGAAGTGAAGGGTGGGTTTTTGCTAACGCAATATGTGCTAGCGGATCCAGGGCATGAGGTAAGTTTTTTAAAAGCAATCGATTTTTGGGAAAACCCACAGACTATCATTACGTATAACGGAAAGAGTTTTGACCTACCTCAATTAGTTACGAGATGGACGATGAATAGAAATGATTTACCAAGATTAAAGCAACATCATCAAATTGACTTAATGCATTCCTCTAAAAGAATTTGGAAGGGTGAATTAGAGCGCTTTAAGCTAAAACAAATTGAGGAAATGAAGCTTGGTTTTAGAAGAGAAAATGATATACCTGGTCACCTTGCACCAATAATCTATTTTGATGCGGTGAAAAGTGGTAATCCCATCAACCTGATGAAGGTGTTAAAGCATAATGAATGGGATATTTTATCGCTTGTTACACTGTATATTCTCTCCGTGGAATTACTCCAAGATACGGAAATAGTTGAAACAGCAACAACCTATACGAATATAGGTAAATGGTTTCGTGATTTAAAAACGATGGATGCAAGCATGGATTGGTTTACTTTTGTAGTAAATAATTTCTCAGATGAGGACGCAAGTATTGCTTATTATTTCGTTGGTCTCCATTTAAAAAGAGCGGGTTTATACGAGGACAGTCTGCAAGCCTTTATACAAGCTTTAAATGAGATTTCTGGGAAATATCGAGTGGAGGTGTATATAGAGTTGGCCAAGCTATACGAACATCAACTAAAAGATTTCCCAAATGCTCTAGAAATGACGCAGCAATGTATAGAATATGAAGCAAAACAGAATATAGGTGTGCATTCTCGCTTGAAAAAAGAACTTTTGAAGAGAGAAAATAGAATAATCCGGAAATTAAATATTTCCCGGGAAAGCGCAGAACATAACAAAAAGCGCATTTAA
- a CDS encoding carboxypeptidase M32 has protein sequence MSVEQNFLNYVKKIGAYQEALGVLYWDMRTGAPKKGIDQRSEVVGVLATDVFNLSTSDELKELLDQMELELDSVNEVSQRVFEEVKKEYNLSKKIPADEYKKFVVLQSKSESVWEEAKDKNDWNMFQPYLTEMVDTLKKFVEYWGVTDNNPYNVLLDQYEPGMTTEILDQVFSELRERIVSLLKRISESPNHPDTNFLFKSFDKQKQESFSLDILKQLGYDFDAGRLDETVHPFATGLNRGDVRITTKYDEFDFRSAVFGTIHECGHAIYEQNVAEELTGTPLAGGASMGIHESQSLFYENFVGRNPKFWEQNYEKLQSYSPEQFGEVPMEDFLRAINEVKPSLIRIEADELTYALHIMIRYEIEKGLFNGDLKVEDLPDIWNSKYEEYLGVRPSTNAEGILQDVHWAGASFGYFPSYALGYIYASQFKAAMLKDIPQFDSLLEQGDLAPIKEWLTQNVHQYGALKKPLDILKAATGEGLNGNYLADYLEEKYTKIYKL, from the coding sequence ATGTCAGTAGAACAAAATTTTTTAAATTATGTTAAAAAGATTGGTGCGTACCAAGAAGCATTAGGGGTGCTTTATTGGGATATGCGCACTGGCGCACCAAAAAAAGGTATCGACCAGCGATCTGAGGTTGTTGGAGTACTTGCAACGGATGTATTTAATCTGTCGACCTCAGACGAACTAAAAGAGTTACTTGACCAGATGGAATTGGAGCTGGATTCAGTAAACGAAGTAAGTCAACGTGTTTTTGAAGAGGTAAAAAAGGAATACAATCTAAGTAAGAAAATTCCTGCAGATGAATATAAGAAATTTGTCGTGCTTCAATCTAAATCAGAATCTGTTTGGGAAGAAGCGAAGGATAAAAATGATTGGAATATGTTCCAACCGTACTTAACAGAAATGGTAGATACTTTAAAGAAATTTGTGGAGTACTGGGGAGTAACGGATAATAATCCTTACAATGTATTGTTAGATCAATATGAGCCTGGTATGACGACTGAAATTTTAGATCAAGTATTTAGTGAGTTAAGAGAGAGAATCGTTTCATTATTAAAACGTATTTCAGAATCACCAAATCATCCGGATACAAATTTCTTGTTCAAATCTTTTGATAAACAAAAACAAGAGTCGTTTAGTTTAGATATACTAAAACAACTTGGCTATGATTTTGATGCTGGAAGATTGGATGAAACAGTACATCCATTTGCAACAGGCTTAAATAGAGGGGACGTTCGAATAACTACTAAATATGATGAATTTGATTTCCGTTCTGCAGTATTTGGTACAATTCATGAATGTGGTCATGCAATATACGAACAAAATGTTGCAGAGGAGTTAACTGGAACACCTTTAGCGGGTGGAGCTTCCATGGGAATTCATGAATCTCAATCATTATTTTATGAAAATTTTGTTGGACGTAATCCAAAGTTCTGGGAGCAAAACTACGAAAAGCTACAAAGCTATTCTCCTGAACAATTTGGGGAAGTTCCGATGGAAGATTTTCTACGAGCGATCAATGAAGTAAAACCTTCCTTAATCCGCATCGAGGCTGATGAGTTAACGTATGCACTTCATATTATGATTCGTTATGAAATAGAAAAAGGCTTGTTTAATGGAGATTTAAAAGTAGAGGATCTACCAGATATTTGGAATTCTAAGTATGAGGAATATTTGGGTGTAAGACCATCTACAAATGCAGAAGGTATACTACAGGATGTCCACTGGGCAGGTGCAAGTTTCGGTTACTTCCCATCCTATGCACTTGGCTATATATATGCATCTCAGTTTAAAGCTGCGATGCTAAAAGATATTCCACAGTTTGATAGTTTGTTGGAGCAAGGCGATTTGGCTCCTATCAAGGAATGGCTTACACAAAATGTGCATCAGTATGGTGCTCTTAAAAAGCCATTAGATATTTTAAAAGCAGCGACAGGCGAAGGGCTTAATGGAAACTATCTAGCAGATTATTTAGAAGAGAAGTATACAAAAATATATAAGCTTTAA
- a CDS encoding putative bifunctional diguanylate cyclase/phosphodiesterase produces the protein MEKQQPPARLQTYSNELMEQIFHTTVEGIMITNEKMQITLVNHAFEALTGYKSSEVLGKFPSILQSGKQDADFYKVMWSDIQSKGFWKGEIWNRRKNGEIYPEILAIHSVYDDAGRLTNYYGIFSDISLEKETEKELEELTQNDFLTNISNRNAFNELLFDKVNSSKDSHAILFIDLDRFKQINDTLGNEVGDLILKEVANRINTIVGPSDIFARYGADEFVYSRSNIEYQKEAALLAKDIIKLFHRPFHVCGTEVYVTASIGISIFPQDGKHIEKLIYKADKAMYFAKQNGRNQYAFYFDDLKKDSKGLIVLEAELRKAIQNKDFFIHYQPKIGLAKQDIIGVEALVRWKNDKLGFVSPSEFIPLAEDTGLIIPLSEVILEKVCIDILEARSQGNIHIIPVSVNIASLHFQQDDFIERINSIVMQYNCSPHLLELELTERTVMKDSDDIIGKLIKLKGMGFKISIDDFGTGYSSLSYLNRFPLNYLKIDRSFIQQITILQDKQAIVEAIILMAHRLRIKVIAEGVETKDQARLLKEMGCDIIQGYYYSKPLAAKELLDFIELWEIYRQERNI, from the coding sequence GTGGAAAAACAACAACCACCCGCACGATTACAGACATATTCTAATGAATTAATGGAACAAATTTTTCATACAACCGTAGAAGGTATTATGATTACAAATGAAAAAATGCAGATAACATTGGTAAATCATGCTTTTGAAGCTCTTACTGGATATAAGTCATCCGAAGTACTTGGGAAATTTCCGAGCATTTTACAGTCGGGAAAACAGGATGCTGACTTTTATAAAGTAATGTGGTCAGATATTCAATCAAAAGGATTTTGGAAGGGTGAGATCTGGAATAGACGAAAAAATGGTGAAATATATCCAGAAATCCTTGCAATTCATAGTGTTTATGATGATGCGGGTAGGCTAACAAATTATTATGGTATATTTTCAGATATCTCCTTGGAAAAGGAGACGGAAAAGGAACTTGAAGAACTAACGCAGAATGATTTTTTAACAAATATTTCGAATCGAAACGCTTTTAATGAATTATTATTTGACAAAGTAAATAGCTCAAAAGACAGCCATGCAATTTTATTTATTGACTTAGATCGTTTTAAGCAGATAAACGATACCTTGGGAAATGAAGTAGGTGACCTTATTTTAAAAGAGGTTGCTAACCGTATTAACACAATTGTCGGTCCATCGGATATTTTTGCGCGATATGGTGCAGATGAGTTTGTATATTCCAGATCGAATATTGAATATCAAAAAGAAGCTGCACTTCTAGCTAAGGATATTATTAAGCTTTTCCATAGACCATTTCATGTATGTGGGACAGAGGTTTATGTTACTGCAAGTATAGGAATCAGTATTTTTCCACAAGATGGTAAACATATAGAAAAATTAATATATAAAGCGGATAAGGCGATGTATTTTGCCAAACAAAATGGTAGAAACCAATATGCCTTTTATTTTGATGACTTAAAAAAAGATTCTAAAGGATTAATCGTTCTGGAAGCTGAGCTAAGAAAAGCTATTCAAAACAAAGATTTTTTCATCCATTATCAGCCAAAAATAGGGCTAGCGAAACAAGATATAATTGGTGTAGAAGCCTTAGTTAGATGGAAAAATGATAAGCTAGGATTTGTGTCACCCTCTGAATTTATACCTCTTGCAGAGGATACTGGTCTTATTATCCCTTTAAGTGAGGTTATTTTAGAAAAGGTATGCATAGATATACTAGAGGCAAGATCCCAAGGAAATATACATATAATACCGGTATCCGTTAATATTGCCTCTCTCCATTTTCAACAGGATGACTTTATCGAGCGTATAAATTCAATCGTTATGCAGTATAATTGTAGTCCGCATCTTTTGGAATTAGAGCTAACAGAACGTACAGTTATGAAGGATTCAGACGATATAATCGGTAAACTGATAAAACTAAAGGGGATGGGGTTCAAAATATCGATAGATGATTTTGGAACTGGATACTCTTCCCTTAGTTATTTAAATAGATTTCCACTTAATTATTTGAAAATTGATAGAAGCTTTATCCAACAAATTACTATCTTACAAGACAAGCAAGCCATAGTAGAAGCGATTATTCTAATGGCTCATCGTCTGCGTATAAAAGTAATTGCAGAGGGTGTGGAAACGAAAGATCAAGCCAGGCTTTTAAAAGAAATGGGCTGTGATATCATTCAAGGGTATTATTATAGTAAACCACTTGCGGCCAAAGAGCTTTTGGATTTCATCGAGCTATGGGAAATTTATAGACAAGAAAGGAATATATAA
- the gpsB gene encoding cell division regulator GpsB, translated as MEFKLKASDILEKEFKTGLRGYNQEEVDVFLDDIIQDYEAYEKRLAGLQLENKKLKEQLEELPKRTQVAAPQTGATNFDILKRLSHLEKHVFGSKLYE; from the coding sequence ATGGAATTTAAACTAAAGGCTTCTGATATATTAGAAAAAGAATTTAAAACGGGTTTAAGAGGTTATAACCAAGAAGAAGTAGATGTTTTTTTAGACGATATTATTCAAGATTACGAGGCTTATGAGAAGAGACTAGCAGGGCTTCAGTTAGAAAATAAAAAACTGAAAGAACAGCTAGAGGAATTACCGAAGAGAACTCAAGTAGCTGCACCGCAAACAGGGGCTACTAATTTTGATATTTTAAAGCGACTTTCACATCTTGAAAAACATGTCTTCGGAAGTAAATTGTACGAATAA
- a CDS encoding THUMP domain-containing class I SAM-dependent RNA methyltransferase — MTTFKLVATSAMGLESIVADEVKALGYETTTENGKIYFEGDERAIARANIWLRVADRVKIVAAQFPVKTFDELFERTKAVQWENYLPVDAAFPVQGKSVKSTLFSVPDCQAIVKKAVVERLKLAHKRIGFLDESGATFKLEISILKDIATITIDTSGAGLHKRGYRHGQGEAPLKETLAAALVKISKWNPNRPFVDPFCGSGTIPIEAAMIGQNIAPGFNRDFHSEAWPWMPKTIWEEVRNEAESLANYDQELQIIGSDIDHKMVQIAEQNAFESGFADIITFKQMHAKDFTTTLTDGVMVSNPPYGERIGEVEVIEQVISELGHLMDKYPSWSVYMLSSMENFENVYGRRATKKRKLFNGFIRTDYYQFWGKRS; from the coding sequence ATGACAACATTTAAATTAGTAGCAACTTCAGCTATGGGACTAGAATCCATCGTTGCAGATGAAGTAAAAGCACTAGGATACGAAACAACAACAGAAAACGGTAAGATTTATTTTGAAGGGGACGAGCGTGCAATAGCAAGAGCAAATATTTGGTTACGTGTTGCGGACCGTGTGAAGATTGTAGCTGCACAGTTCCCGGTGAAAACATTTGATGAACTTTTTGAACGCACAAAAGCCGTACAATGGGAAAACTACTTGCCCGTAGATGCAGCTTTTCCAGTTCAAGGAAAATCAGTCAAATCAACATTATTCAGTGTTCCAGACTGTCAGGCTATTGTAAAAAAAGCAGTAGTTGAGCGCTTAAAATTAGCTCATAAAAGAATAGGTTTTTTAGACGAATCTGGAGCAACATTCAAACTTGAAATAAGTATATTAAAAGATATAGCGACCATCACGATAGATACAAGTGGTGCAGGTCTTCATAAACGTGGTTACCGTCATGGACAAGGGGAAGCCCCATTGAAGGAAACACTTGCAGCAGCTTTAGTGAAAATTTCTAAATGGAATCCCAATCGCCCGTTTGTTGACCCGTTTTGCGGATCAGGTACTATTCCAATTGAAGCAGCAATGATAGGACAAAATATTGCACCAGGCTTTAATCGTGATTTTCATAGTGAAGCATGGCCATGGATGCCAAAAACCATTTGGGAAGAAGTGCGCAATGAGGCAGAATCATTAGCAAATTATGATCAAGAACTTCAAATTATCGGATCTGATATTGATCATAAAATGGTCCAAATTGCTGAGCAAAACGCATTTGAATCTGGATTCGCCGACATAATCACATTCAAGCAAATGCATGCGAAGGATTTTACTACTACTTTAACAGACGGTGTAATGGTTAGTAACCCACCATATGGAGAACGTATTGGTGAAGTGGAAGTAATTGAACAGGTAATCAGTGAATTAGGCCATTTGATGGATAAATATCCTTCATGGTCCGTATATATGTTATCGTCTATGGAAAACTTTGAGAACGTATACGGTAGAAGAGCTACTAAAAAACGTAAATTGTTTAATGGATTTATTCGAACGGATTACTATCAGTTCTGGGGTAAACGTTCATAA
- a CDS encoding DEAD/DEAH box helicase: MFEKKSIHQLLDAWKVDGNRFPQIEHIHTTEEKEAIYAPFPSTMHQSIQKALKSRGVHQLYIHQRLAFDAASSGKSYTTITPTASGKSLCYHLPVLQTIMEDPTSRAIYLFPTKALAQDQKSDLNNLIEATGEEILSYTYDGDTAPGIRQKIRKSGHIVLTNPDMLHSGILPHHTKWVTLFENLKYIVIDEIHTYKGVFGSHVAHVIRRLKRICAYYGSNPQFICTSATIKNPKVLAENLTNTAHELINQNGAPAGKKHFVFYNPPIVHPVFNVRRSAILEVRDLAQELYVNGIQTIVFAKSRVRVEMLVTYLQSLVSKKINDQTIRGYRGGYLPSERRTIEKGLRDGIIRTVVSTNALELGVDIGQLQACIMTGYPGNIASAWQQAGRAGRRQDEALIIYVAGSTALDQYVVKHPEYFLGQSPEEVRIHPDNMIILMDHLKCASFELPFSLTEMYAEFSIQELLAFLESEGVLLKTSEKWHWMTDSFPASNISLRSASQENVIIIDQSIPTKTRVIGEMDQYSAMTLLHEEAIYLHQGTQFQVEILDWEEKKAFVREVDVDYFTDANIAVELKVLSEDKVREAEIGMLRFGDIIVLAQPTIFKKIKFDTHDNIGSGQIHLPPLELHTSSTWFSFDKPDGWKDTLLSDAMTGVSYALHAFIPLFIHCDAKDIHVVPQVKSIHGEKPTFYMYDSYPGGIGLSERMFDLWNELIPKVTEQVEDCSCMNGCPACIGAQDAELNLKGEVIKLLHLLQVDRHVV; the protein is encoded by the coding sequence ATGTTTGAAAAAAAGAGCATTCACCAATTATTAGATGCGTGGAAAGTGGATGGAAATCGCTTTCCGCAAATTGAACATATTCATACAACCGAAGAAAAAGAAGCAATTTACGCTCCATTCCCTAGCACAATGCATCAGTCTATTCAAAAGGCGCTTAAAAGTCGTGGTGTACATCAGTTATACATACATCAACGACTCGCTTTCGATGCTGCTTCATCCGGTAAGTCTTATACAACGATAACCCCAACAGCCTCAGGTAAATCACTTTGCTATCATCTCCCTGTACTTCAAACTATTATGGAAGATCCAACTTCACGGGCTATTTATTTATTTCCAACAAAAGCATTAGCACAGGATCAAAAAAGTGATTTAAATAATTTAATTGAAGCTACTGGGGAAGAAATATTAAGTTATACATATGATGGAGATACAGCCCCGGGAATTAGGCAAAAAATTCGAAAGTCAGGTCATATAGTGTTAACCAATCCTGATATGCTGCATTCGGGCATTTTACCACATCATACAAAATGGGTAACTCTTTTTGAAAACTTAAAATATATTGTAATAGATGAAATCCATACATATAAGGGAGTATTTGGAAGTCATGTTGCGCATGTTATTAGACGCCTGAAACGGATCTGTGCATACTATGGTAGCAATCCGCAGTTTATCTGTACTTCTGCTACTATAAAAAATCCCAAGGTGTTAGCAGAAAATTTAACAAATACAGCTCATGAATTAATCAACCAGAACGGTGCACCAGCAGGAAAGAAACATTTTGTATTTTATAATCCCCCAATAGTCCATCCTGTATTTAATGTAAGAAGAAGTGCGATTTTAGAAGTGAGAGATTTGGCACAAGAATTATATGTAAATGGTATACAAACAATTGTTTTTGCGAAGAGTCGTGTTCGTGTAGAAATGCTTGTGACGTATCTACAGTCTTTAGTAAGTAAAAAGATTAATGATCAAACTATACGGGGATATCGAGGCGGTTATTTGCCTTCGGAAAGAAGGACAATTGAAAAAGGTTTACGGGATGGAATTATTAGAACTGTTGTAAGTACTAATGCGCTAGAGTTAGGTGTCGACATTGGCCAGCTTCAGGCATGTATAATGACAGGTTATCCTGGGAACATCGCAAGTGCTTGGCAGCAGGCTGGACGAGCGGGCAGAAGACAGGATGAAGCACTAATTATTTATGTGGCCGGGTCGACTGCTCTTGACCAATATGTTGTGAAACACCCTGAATATTTTCTAGGACAATCTCCAGAGGAAGTTAGAATTCATCCAGATAATATGATTATTTTAATGGACCATTTAAAATGTGCTTCATTTGAACTTCCATTCTCTTTGACCGAAATGTATGCGGAATTTTCAATTCAGGAATTACTAGCATTTCTTGAAAGTGAAGGGGTCCTTTTAAAAACATCCGAAAAATGGCATTGGATGACCGATAGTTTTCCTGCTAGCAATATCAGCCTACGTTCAGCATCCCAAGAGAATGTCATTATTATTGATCAGTCAATCCCAACTAAAACTAGGGTTATTGGTGAAATGGATCAATATAGTGCGATGACTTTGCTTCATGAAGAAGCAATTTACTTGCACCAAGGTACTCAATTCCAAGTAGAAATATTAGATTGGGAAGAAAAGAAAGCATTTGTACGAGAAGTCGATGTCGATTATTTTACAGATGCAAATATAGCAGTAGAGCTAAAAGTGTTAAGTGAAGATAAAGTAAGAGAAGCTGAAATTGGTATGCTCAGGTTTGGAGACATTATCGTTTTAGCACAACCAACTATATTTAAAAAAATTAAATTCGATACACATGATAATATCGGTTCTGGTCAAATCCATTTACCACCATTAGAATTGCACACTTCTTCTACATGGTTTAGTTTTGATAAACCAGATGGCTGGAAAGACACTTTATTATCAGATGCAATGACTGGTGTTTCCTACGCATTACATGCATTTATCCCTCTGTTTATTCATTGTGATGCGAAGGATATTCATGTTGTGCCTCAGGTAAAATCGATTCATGGAGAAAAACCTACTTTTTATATGTATGACAGTTATCCGGGTGGTATTGGTCTTTCTGAAAGAATGTTTGACCTTTGGAATGAGTTGATACCGAAAGTGACGGAGCAGGTAGAGGATTGTTCTTGTATGAATGGATGCCCGGCATGCATCGGTGCACAGGATGCAGAGCTAAATTTAAAAGGAGAAGTGATTAAGTTACTTCATTTATTGCAGGTGGACCGCCATGTCGTATGA
- a CDS encoding GntR family transcriptional regulator codes for MKEYLSLKDHVYNYIVEQINNRTLIANSKVNENVISEALKVSRTPVREALIQLSSEGLLENVPRKGFVIKDLTKEEARETYFIIGALDGLAASLAVPLLSEKHLKEMEFYIQSIDLAINTENFQMYHKMQEAFHGVYQSICPNKSLVNLLLKSQKKFLKTFDYSDQKEAMKKKLLETNNEHREMLELFRKGDSAGLESFMKDVHWDIDKVDMVPL; via the coding sequence ATGAAAGAATACTTATCGTTAAAAGACCATGTTTATAATTATATCGTTGAGCAGATTAACAATAGGACCTTGATTGCTAATAGTAAGGTTAACGAAAACGTAATAAGTGAAGCTTTGAAAGTTAGTAGGACCCCGGTTAGAGAGGCATTAATACAACTTTCTTCAGAAGGTCTACTAGAAAATGTTCCTAGAAAAGGATTCGTTATAAAAGATCTTACAAAGGAAGAGGCAAGAGAAACCTATTTTATTATTGGTGCATTGGATGGCTTGGCTGCTTCATTGGCAGTACCATTATTAAGCGAGAAACATTTGAAAGAAATGGAATTCTATATTCAGAGTATTGATCTAGCAATTAATACAGAAAATTTCCAAATGTATCATAAGATGCAGGAAGCTTTTCATGGTGTCTATCAGTCAATATGCCCTAACAAAAGTCTAGTAAACCTGCTGTTAAAATCTCAAAAGAAATTTCTGAAAACCTTTGATTATTCAGACCAAAAGGAAGCAATGAAGAAAAAACTCTTAGAAACAAATAATGAACATAGAGAGATGCTGGAATTATTTAGAAAAGGCGATTCAGCAGGATTAGAAAGTTTCATGAAAGATGTCCATTGGGATATAGATAAAGTAGATATGGTACCGCTGTAA
- a CDS encoding ATP-dependent DNA helicase — MKQALPFQLSKDRSFFESLGDWMGDVLYDELPEKGFECRDEQIFMAYQIEKTLKEKSVLFAEAGVGTGKTIAYLLPAISYARYTGKPALIACADETLIEQLVKEAGDIFKLQNYLDIKIDVRLAKSRDQYLCLKRLEEAQKDDENEYFLEEIEDQVPDFVYAHSSMQKIYPYGERSQFAGVSDEDWQKVNYHPTQQCMVCDLRNRCGQTIHRQHYRESTDLIICSHEFLMEHIWTKESRVREGQMPLLPEVSMAVLDEGHLLEFAAQKALTYEIQSETLIRLLEKVMVDGVREKTLNLMEVLQELHDKIFGLLRIGSDMEDTDRMKVDKSPELMQICKQAIRVADSLLEEFVFESELYTIPEYELRMVEEFLEQYTFSLRLFTEKGDGIEWLEIIDGYETLIIMPRLVTDILHEKLFTSKIPIVFSSATLSIEKDFTYIADSLGIEKFQSFSVASPFDYDEVMKIYTEEMEQQEKASHVEKLLNNSMQTLILFKSKAAMASFRATLGDRSGIVFEGDRELSTIVKEFQNGEYSTLCSYHLWEGLDLPLEALTRVIIYDLPFPPVDPLFDAKRSFSHNPFEEVELPFMLLRLQQGIGRLIRTSSDYGEIHLLLNEEEAQLENRFTGVLPTAISK; from the coding sequence ATGAAACAAGCTTTACCATTCCAACTTTCAAAAGACCGTTCTTTCTTCGAATCATTAGGGGATTGGATGGGTGATGTGTTATATGATGAATTACCCGAAAAAGGGTTTGAGTGCCGTGATGAACAAATCTTTATGGCCTATCAGATTGAAAAGACGTTAAAAGAAAAAAGTGTACTATTTGCAGAAGCAGGAGTAGGTACTGGTAAAACTATAGCTTATTTACTTCCTGCTATTTCTTATGCTCGTTACACTGGAAAACCAGCATTGATAGCATGCGCAGATGAAACATTAATTGAACAGCTTGTAAAAGAAGCTGGAGATATTTTTAAGCTTCAAAACTATTTGGATATTAAAATTGATGTACGGTTAGCAAAATCACGCGATCAATATTTATGTTTAAAGCGTCTGGAAGAGGCACAAAAAGATGATGAGAACGAATACTTTTTAGAAGAAATTGAAGATCAAGTTCCGGATTTTGTATATGCACATTCATCTATGCAAAAGATTTATCCATATGGGGAACGAAGTCAATTTGCTGGTGTGAGCGATGAGGATTGGCAAAAAGTGAACTATCATCCAACTCAACAATGTATGGTATGTGATCTACGGAATCGTTGTGGTCAAACAATTCATCGTCAGCATTATCGTGAGTCCACGGACCTGATCATATGCTCGCATGAATTTTTAATGGAGCATATTTGGACAAAGGAATCTCGTGTCCGTGAAGGTCAAATGCCTTTATTGCCCGAAGTTTCAATGGCTGTTCTAGATGAAGGACATTTACTTGAATTTGCTGCCCAAAAAGCTTTGACATATGAAATTCAAAGTGAAACGCTTATTCGATTATTGGAAAAAGTAATGGTCGATGGTGTTAGAGAAAAAACATTAAATTTAATGGAAGTACTACAAGAATTGCATGATAAAATATTTGGATTATTACGCATTGGCAGTGATATGGAAGATACAGATCGGATGAAGGTTGATAAATCTCCAGAGTTAATGCAAATATGTAAACAGGCAATTCGAGTAGCGGATAGCTTGCTAGAGGAATTTGTATTCGAGTCTGAGTTATATACTATTCCTGAATACGAGCTACGTATGGTAGAAGAATTTTTAGAGCAATATACATTCTCTCTTCGTTTATTTACGGAAAAAGGGGATGGGATTGAATGGCTAGAAATCATTGATGGATATGAAACATTAATCATTATGCCAAGATTAGTTACGGATATTTTACATGAGAAATTATTTACATCTAAAATTCCAATTGTCTTTTCTTCTGCTACATTATCCATAGAAAAAGACTTCACGTATATAGCGGATTCATTGGGAATTGAAAAATTCCAATCGTTCTCGGTTGCATCACCTTTTGATTATGATGAAGTGATGAAGATATATACAGAGGAAATGGAACAGCAGGAGAAAGCTAGTCATGTTGAAAAACTGTTAAATAATTCGATGCAAACACTTATTTTGTTTAAATCCAAAGCTGCAATGGCTTCCTTTAGAGCAACTTTAGGGGATCGATCCGGTATCGTCTTTGAAGGAGACCGTGAGCTTTCTACTATTGTTAAAGAGTTCCAAAATGGTGAGTACTCGACCTTATGTTCGTATCATCTTTGGGAAGGTTTGGATTTACCACTAGAAGCTTTAACTAGAGTAATTATTTATGATCTACCATTTCCACCAGTAGATCCGCTTTTTGATGCAAAACGTTCTTTCTCTCACAATCCATTTGAGGAAGTAGAATTGCCATTTATGCTTTTGAGATTACAACAGGGTATTGGTCGTTTAATACGTACCTCTAGTGATTACGGGGAAATTCATTTATTATTAAATGAGGAAGAAGCACAGCTTGAAAACAGATTTACAGGAGTATTACCTACAGCTATTTCGAAATGA